One Ricinus communis isolate WT05 ecotype wild-type chromosome 1, ASM1957865v1, whole genome shotgun sequence DNA window includes the following coding sequences:
- the LOC8287197 gene encoding mitochondrial substrate carrier family protein ucpB isoform X1: MKSRTMTESHSESVAKVNKKQGWATSPSKVFYHFATSGASVAVATGFTHPLDVLKVRLQMQLVGQRGPLIGMGSLFVQVLKNEGPKALYLGLTPALTRSLLYGGLRLGLYEPSKYACNLVFGSSNIFVKIASGAFAGAIATALTNPVEVLKVRLQMNTNRIQVGPIAEMRKIVSEEGIRALWKGVGPATARAAALTASQLATYDETKRVLVRWTPMEEGIYLHLVSSTVAGTVSTSVTAPVDMIKTRLMLQRESKRVGGYKNGFHCAYQVMLTEGPRALYKGGFAIFARLGPQTTITFILCEKLRELAGLDAI; this comes from the exons ATGAAATCCAGGACAATGACGGAAAGCCATTCAG AGTCCGTCgctaaagtaaataaaaagcaaGGATGGGCAACCTCACCATCCAAAGTATTCTATCATTTCGCTACGAGTGGAGCCTCCGTTGCCGTTGCCACCGGTTTCACTCATCCTTtag ATGTCCTTAAAGTTCGGCTTCAAATGCAACTTGTTGGCCAGAGAGGTCCTTTGATTGGAATG GGAAGTTTATTTGTTCAAGTATTGAAAAATGAAGGACCAAAGGCTTTGTATTTGGGTTTGACACCTGCACTAACGAGGTCACTTCTTTATGGAGGTCTCCGTTTAGGGTTGTATGAACCTTCAAAGTATGCCTGTAATTTGGTTTTTGGGTCATCCAATATATTCGTTAAGATTGCATCAGGAGCATTTGCTGGTGCCATTGCAACTGCACTGACCAATCCAGTTGAGGTTCTCAAG GTTAGATTGCAGATGAATACAAACCGGATACAAGTTGGACCAATTGCAGAAATGCGTAAAATTGTTTCTGAAGAAGGAATAAGGGCTCTCTGGAAGGGGGTTGGCCCTGCTACTGCCAGAGCTGCTGCTTTAACTGCATCACAATTGGCAACATATGACGAAACCAAGCGG GTTCTGGTTAGATGGACTCCTATGGAAGAAGGAATTTATCTTCATCTAGT ATCAAGTACTGTGGCAGGCACAGTTAGTACCTCTGTAACTGCACCAGTGGATATGATTAAAACCCGCCTCATGTTACAACGAGAATCCAAAAGAGTTGGAGGCTATAAAAATGGATTTCATTGTGCATATCAG GTTATGCTTACTGAAGGCCCTCGAGCACTTTACAAGGG GGGTTTTGCAATTTTTGCGAGATTGGGTCCTCAAACTACAATCACGTTTATACTGTGTGAGAAGTTACGGGAGCTTGCTGGTTTGGATGCCATCTAA
- the LOC8287197 gene encoding mitochondrial substrate carrier family protein ucpB isoform X3: protein MKSRTMTESHSESVAKVNKKQGWATSPSKVFYHFATSGASVAVATGFTHPLDVLKVRLQMQLVGQRGPLIGMGSLFVQVLKNEGPKALYLGLTPALTRSLLYGGLRLGLYEPSKYACNLVFGSSNIFVKIASGAFAGAIATALTNPVEVLKVRLQMNTNRIQVGPIAEMRKIVSEEGIRALWKGVGPATARAAALTASQLATYDETKRVLVRWTPMEEGIYLHLVSSTVAGTVSTSVTAPVDMIKTRLMLQRESKRVGGYKNGFHCAYQECGNSMMK, encoded by the exons ATGAAATCCAGGACAATGACGGAAAGCCATTCAG AGTCCGTCgctaaagtaaataaaaagcaaGGATGGGCAACCTCACCATCCAAAGTATTCTATCATTTCGCTACGAGTGGAGCCTCCGTTGCCGTTGCCACCGGTTTCACTCATCCTTtag ATGTCCTTAAAGTTCGGCTTCAAATGCAACTTGTTGGCCAGAGAGGTCCTTTGATTGGAATG GGAAGTTTATTTGTTCAAGTATTGAAAAATGAAGGACCAAAGGCTTTGTATTTGGGTTTGACACCTGCACTAACGAGGTCACTTCTTTATGGAGGTCTCCGTTTAGGGTTGTATGAACCTTCAAAGTATGCCTGTAATTTGGTTTTTGGGTCATCCAATATATTCGTTAAGATTGCATCAGGAGCATTTGCTGGTGCCATTGCAACTGCACTGACCAATCCAGTTGAGGTTCTCAAG GTTAGATTGCAGATGAATACAAACCGGATACAAGTTGGACCAATTGCAGAAATGCGTAAAATTGTTTCTGAAGAAGGAATAAGGGCTCTCTGGAAGGGGGTTGGCCCTGCTACTGCCAGAGCTGCTGCTTTAACTGCATCACAATTGGCAACATATGACGAAACCAAGCGG GTTCTGGTTAGATGGACTCCTATGGAAGAAGGAATTTATCTTCATCTAGT ATCAAGTACTGTGGCAGGCACAGTTAGTACCTCTGTAACTGCACCAGTGGATATGATTAAAACCCGCCTCATGTTACAACGAGAATCCAAAAGAGTTGGAGGCTATAAAAATGGATTTCATTGTGCATATCAG GAGTGTGGAAACAGCATGATGAAATAG
- the LOC8287198 gene encoding RNA-binding protein BRN1 isoform X1, which yields MAEDKKEKKSSEESVKLFVGQVPKHMTEVQLLAMFKEFALVDEVNIIKDKTTRASRGCCFVICPSRQEADKAVNACHNKKTLPGASSPLQVKYADGELERLEHKLFVGMLPKNVSEAEVSELFSTYGTIKDLQILRGSQQTSKGCAFLKYETKEQALAALEAINGKHKMEGSSVPLVVKWADTEKERQARRAQKVQSQASNLPNADSQHPSLFGALPMGYVPQYNGYGYQAPGTYGLMPYRLPPLQSQPAFHSIIPPVNQGNALRGGVRPDLGPSMGPRNYALPPASYVGSAYPAVPGIQYPMAYPGGMMSPRPLSSSPGAVSPTVGSSNSATSSGVSSSSGGQLEGPPGSNLFIYHIPQEFGDQELASAFQPYGKVLSAKVFVDKATGVSKCFGFVSYDSPTAAQTAINMMNGCQLGGKKLKVQLKRDNKQSKPY from the exons ATGGCGGAggataaaaaggaaaagaaatcgAGCGAAGAGAGCGTCAAGTTGTTTGTTGGTCAAGTACCCAAGCACATGACGGAAGTTCAACTTCTCGCAATGTTTAAAGAGTTTGCTTTGGTCGACGAGGTTAACATCATCAAAGACAAAACTACTCGAGCATCTAGAG GTTGTTGTTTTGTAATTTGCCCGTCCAGGCAAGAAGCAGATAAGGCGGTTAATGCTTGCCATAACAAGAAGACATTGCCTGGG GCATCTAGCCCGTTGCAAGTGAAGTATGCAGATGGCGAGTTGGAAAGGCTAG AGCACAAACTCTTTGTTGGTATGCTTCCAAAAAATGTTTCTGAAGCTGAAGTATCTGaattattctctacttatggAACTATAAAGGACCTACAAATTCTAAGAGGTTCCCAGCAAACGAGCAAAG GATGTGCCTTTTTGAAGTATGAGACGAAAGAACAAGCCCTTGCTGCTCTGGAGGCCATCAATGGAAAGCATAAAATGGAG GGTTCAAGTGTTCCCTTGGTTGTGAAATGGGCAGACACGGAAAAGGAAAGGCAGGCTCGTAGGGCTCAGAAAGTACAATCTCAGGCTTCTAACCTGCCAAATGCTGATTCACAACATCCTTCATTGTTTGGAGCCTTGCCAATGGGGTATGTCCCCCAATATAATGGATATGGATACCAG GCTCCTGGAACTTATGGACTTATGCCGTACCGCTTGCCACCTTTGCAGAGTCAACCTGCTTTTCATAGTATTATTCCTCCAGTAAATCAAGGAAATGCATTGCGTGGCGGAGTCAGACCTGATCTTGGTCCCAGTATGGGCCCCAGAAATTATGCATTGCCTCCTGCAAGTTATGTTGGCTCTGCTTATCCTGCGGTACCAGGTATTCAGTATCCCATGGCATATCCTGGAGGAATGATGAGTCCCCGGCCTTTAAGTAGTTCACCTGGTGCAGTGTCTCCTACAGTTGGAAGCAGCAATTCTGCAACATCTTCAGGTGTCAGTTCAAGTTCAGGCGGTCAGTTAGAAG GTCCCCCTGGTTCTAACCTATTCATATATCACATACCGCAAGAATTTGGTGACCAAGAGCTTGCCAGTGCATTTCAACCATATGGTAAAGTCTTGAGTGCTAAGGTGTTTGTCGACAAAGCAACTGGTGTTAGCAAATGTTTTG GATTTGTTAGTTATGACTCACCGACAGCGGCTCAAACTGCAATCAATATGATGAATGGATGCCAATTAGGTGGTAAGAAATTGAAAGTTCAGCTTAAGAGAGACAATAAACAGAGTAAACCTTATTGA
- the LOC8287196 gene encoding U1 small nuclear ribonucleoprotein C has protein sequence MPRYYCDYCDTYLTHDSPSVRKQHNAGYKHKANVRSYYQQFEEQQTQSLIDQRIKEHLGQAAAFQQVGAAYNQHLLQRPRLPVLPTPMMPIPGSAQLPANTPLMPGIRPPPVLPRPVPAAPGYMSSPAMPPMVAPPGAPSLPGQVNGLPRPPMSIPPATVPGSAAVAPPSGAPSMVPPASYQTNPAPPTSAGFDSFNNTPNLEANH, from the exons ATGCCTCG GTACTACTGTGATTATTGCGACACTTACTTGACGCATGATTCT CCCTCTGTTAGAAAGCAACATAATGCAGGTTATAAACATAAG GCAAATGTGAGATCCTATTATCAACAGTTTGAGGAGCAACAAACCCAAAGTCTGATAGACCAAAGGATAAAGGAACATCTTGGACAAGCTGCAGCATTCCAGCAGGTTGGAGCTGCATACAATCAGCATCTACTGCAGAGGCCCCGCCTTCCTGTTCTACCAACACCTATGATGCCCATTCCAGGGAGTGCACAGTTACCTGCAAATACACCACTAATGCCTGGGATTAGGCCTCCTCCTGTCTTGCCAAGACCTGTTCCTGCTGCCCCAG GTTACATGTCTTCTCCAGCCATGCCACCTATGGTGGCACCACCAGGCGCTCCTTCCTTACCTGGTCAAGTTAATGGTCTTCCAAGGCCTCCTATGTCAATTCCCCCAGCAACTGTTCCTGGAAGTGCAGCAGTAGCCCCTCCTAGTGGTGCCCCCTCCATGGTTCCACCTGCTAGTTATCAAACTAATCCAGCACCACCCACTAGTGCAGGCTTTGATAGCTTCAATAACACCCCAAATCTTGAGGCTAATCATTAA
- the LOC8287198 gene encoding RNA-binding protein BRN1 isoform X2 produces the protein MAEDKKEKKSSEESVKLFVGQVPKHMTEVQLLAMFKEFALVDEVNIIKDKTTRASRGCCFVICPSRQEADKAVNACHNKKTLPGASSPLQVKYADGELERLEHKLFVGMLPKNVSEAEVSELFSTYGTIKDLQILRGSQQTSKGCAFLKYETKEQALAALEAINGKHKMEGSSVPLVVKWADTEKERQARRAQKVQSQASNLPNADSQHPSLFGALPMGYVPQYNGYGYQSQPAFHSIIPPVNQGNALRGGVRPDLGPSMGPRNYALPPASYVGSAYPAVPGIQYPMAYPGGMMSPRPLSSSPGAVSPTVGSSNSATSSGVSSSSGGQLEGPPGSNLFIYHIPQEFGDQELASAFQPYGKVLSAKVFVDKATGVSKCFGFVSYDSPTAAQTAINMMNGCQLGGKKLKVQLKRDNKQSKPY, from the exons ATGGCGGAggataaaaaggaaaagaaatcgAGCGAAGAGAGCGTCAAGTTGTTTGTTGGTCAAGTACCCAAGCACATGACGGAAGTTCAACTTCTCGCAATGTTTAAAGAGTTTGCTTTGGTCGACGAGGTTAACATCATCAAAGACAAAACTACTCGAGCATCTAGAG GTTGTTGTTTTGTAATTTGCCCGTCCAGGCAAGAAGCAGATAAGGCGGTTAATGCTTGCCATAACAAGAAGACATTGCCTGGG GCATCTAGCCCGTTGCAAGTGAAGTATGCAGATGGCGAGTTGGAAAGGCTAG AGCACAAACTCTTTGTTGGTATGCTTCCAAAAAATGTTTCTGAAGCTGAAGTATCTGaattattctctacttatggAACTATAAAGGACCTACAAATTCTAAGAGGTTCCCAGCAAACGAGCAAAG GATGTGCCTTTTTGAAGTATGAGACGAAAGAACAAGCCCTTGCTGCTCTGGAGGCCATCAATGGAAAGCATAAAATGGAG GGTTCAAGTGTTCCCTTGGTTGTGAAATGGGCAGACACGGAAAAGGAAAGGCAGGCTCGTAGGGCTCAGAAAGTACAATCTCAGGCTTCTAACCTGCCAAATGCTGATTCACAACATCCTTCATTGTTTGGAGCCTTGCCAATGGGGTATGTCCCCCAATATAATGGATATGGATACCAG AGTCAACCTGCTTTTCATAGTATTATTCCTCCAGTAAATCAAGGAAATGCATTGCGTGGCGGAGTCAGACCTGATCTTGGTCCCAGTATGGGCCCCAGAAATTATGCATTGCCTCCTGCAAGTTATGTTGGCTCTGCTTATCCTGCGGTACCAGGTATTCAGTATCCCATGGCATATCCTGGAGGAATGATGAGTCCCCGGCCTTTAAGTAGTTCACCTGGTGCAGTGTCTCCTACAGTTGGAAGCAGCAATTCTGCAACATCTTCAGGTGTCAGTTCAAGTTCAGGCGGTCAGTTAGAAG GTCCCCCTGGTTCTAACCTATTCATATATCACATACCGCAAGAATTTGGTGACCAAGAGCTTGCCAGTGCATTTCAACCATATGGTAAAGTCTTGAGTGCTAAGGTGTTTGTCGACAAAGCAACTGGTGTTAGCAAATGTTTTG GATTTGTTAGTTATGACTCACCGACAGCGGCTCAAACTGCAATCAATATGATGAATGGATGCCAATTAGGTGGTAAGAAATTGAAAGTTCAGCTTAAGAGAGACAATAAACAGAGTAAACCTTATTGA
- the LOC8287197 gene encoding mitochondrial substrate carrier family protein ucpB isoform X2, with translation MKSRTMTESHSESVAKVNKKQGWATSPSKVFYHFATSGASVAVATGFTHPLDVLKVRLQMQLVGQRGPLIGMGSLFVQVLKNEGPKALYLGLTPALTRSLLYGGLRLGLYEPSKYACNLVFGSSNIFVKIASGAFAGAIATALTNPVEVLKVRLQMNTNRIQVGPIAEMRKIVSEEGIRALWKGVGPATARAAALTASQLATYDETKRVLVRWTPMEEGIYLHLVLCLLKALEHFTRGVLQFLRDWVLKLQSRLYCVRSYGSLLVWMPSNGGTIHSYSLTIFYQEWGNI, from the exons ATGAAATCCAGGACAATGACGGAAAGCCATTCAG AGTCCGTCgctaaagtaaataaaaagcaaGGATGGGCAACCTCACCATCCAAAGTATTCTATCATTTCGCTACGAGTGGAGCCTCCGTTGCCGTTGCCACCGGTTTCACTCATCCTTtag ATGTCCTTAAAGTTCGGCTTCAAATGCAACTTGTTGGCCAGAGAGGTCCTTTGATTGGAATG GGAAGTTTATTTGTTCAAGTATTGAAAAATGAAGGACCAAAGGCTTTGTATTTGGGTTTGACACCTGCACTAACGAGGTCACTTCTTTATGGAGGTCTCCGTTTAGGGTTGTATGAACCTTCAAAGTATGCCTGTAATTTGGTTTTTGGGTCATCCAATATATTCGTTAAGATTGCATCAGGAGCATTTGCTGGTGCCATTGCAACTGCACTGACCAATCCAGTTGAGGTTCTCAAG GTTAGATTGCAGATGAATACAAACCGGATACAAGTTGGACCAATTGCAGAAATGCGTAAAATTGTTTCTGAAGAAGGAATAAGGGCTCTCTGGAAGGGGGTTGGCCCTGCTACTGCCAGAGCTGCTGCTTTAACTGCATCACAATTGGCAACATATGACGAAACCAAGCGG GTTCTGGTTAGATGGACTCCTATGGAAGAAGGAATTTATCTTCATCTAGT GTTATGCTTACTGAAGGCCCTCGAGCACTTTACAAGGG GGGTTTTGCAATTTTTGCGAGATTGGGTCCTCAAACTACAATCACGTTTATACTGTGTGAGAAGTTACGGGAGCTTGCTGGTTTGGATGCCATCTAACGGTGGAACTATCCATTCATATTCACTCACAATATTTTACCAAGAATGGGGGAATATATAA